A window of uncultured Gellertiella sp. genomic DNA:
TCACACGGGAAGATTTCAGGCAGGCGCTGGCCCGCATCGGCTATCTCTACGGACCGCCCACACTTTGCCGCAGACCGATTTCATAAGGTGTTTTTACAAGGATTTCAGCCATGACCCTTGCCAGATTTGCGCACATGTCCCGCCCGGGAAGCGGGCTGCGCCTGATCGCGAGCCTTGTCCTTCTCGCCGGCCTCCCGGGGGCTGCGGTCCTCGCGCAGGATTTTTCCGCGGGCAATGTGTCCAGGGCCTTTCCGTACAAGGATCTCCCGGGCGTTCAGGATCCGGCAAAGGCGAGGTCTAAGCCGGATGTCCAGCCGGACTGCACGCAGGAAGTCCACCTGCGTCACCTGTCCCGGCACGACAATCTCCTCGATGACGAGGAAACCGGCATCTTTTACCGGTGCGTGCAAGACGGCCTGATCATCGAAAGCAGCCGCCCGCCGAGAAGCAGTCAGTGGAACCCGCTCGATATCAAATAGTACGATCCCGCCTGACATGATTTCTTAAATCAATATCCGCATTCTCGATCCCCGGCTGCCTTTTGATCGGAGAAGATGCATGCGCATGGTGGAATGGCCACAGGCGGACAAGATCGGCCTTGCGGAACTGATGGCGGCGCTCAGCCACGCGCTCGACATGACCGAGGGCCAGCCGCAGGGCCATTGTGCCCGGTGCTGCTGGATCGGCACGCAGATCGGCATCGCCATGGGGCTCGGCGAGGCGGAACTCCATGACCTGTTCTTCATGCTGTTGCTGAAGGATCTCGGCTGCAGCAGCAATGCGGCCCGGATCTGCGAGCTCTATCTGACCAACGACCTGAGCTTCAAGGGCGACTTCAAGACCGTCGGCGACAGCCTGCCGCAGGTCTTGCGCTTCGTGCTCAGCCATACCGGCCTCAAGGCACCCATGGCAGACCGGTTTCGCGCCATCATCAACATCCTGCAGAATGGCGGTGAAATCGCCCGCGAACTGATCGAGACCCGTTGCCAGCGTGGCGCGGAGATTGCGCGCAAACTGCGCTTTTCCAGCGATGTGACAGCGGGCATCCAGAGCCTCGACGAACACTGGAACGGTCATGGCAAGCCGGTCGGCCTTGCCGGTCACGCCATTCCGCTCTTTTCAAGGATCGCACTGCTGGCACAGGTCATCGACGTCTTCCACCAGACATCGGGGAGGGCGGCGGCACTTGCCGAAGCGCGCGCCCGCTCGGGAAGCTGGTTTGATCCCGCTCTGGTCTCGGCCTTCGGGATTCTGTCGCGGGCGGATGATTTCTGGTCGACGCTGGAGCGCCCGGATCTGCCCCGTTATATCCTGTCCTTTGCCCCCGCCGCGCGCGCCTCAGAGGTTCTCGACGATGATTATCTCGACGATATCGCGGCGGCCTTCGGCGAGGTGGTGGATTCCAAGAGTCCCTATACCAGCGGCCATTGCGACCGCGTCAGCCTGTTTGCCGATCTGATCGCCGAGGAACTTGGCCTCAGTGATGCCGACCGCCGCTGGATCCGGCGCGCCGCCCTGCTGCACGATATCGGCAAGCTCGGCGTCAGCAATTCCATCCTCGACAAGCCCGGCAGGCTCGAAGGCGAGGAATGGGAGGCGATGAAACGGCATGCGACCTTCAGCGAGGACATCCTGAACCGCATCGCAGCCTTCAGCGAGATCGCCCGGATCGGCGGCGCGCATCACGAAAGGCTGGATGGCAAGGGCTATCCCCGGGGTCTTGCCGGCGACGAGATCAGTTTCGAGACACGGATCATCACCGCTGCCGACCATTTCGACGCCCTGACCGCCGACCGGCCCTACCGCGCCGCCATGCCGGTCAGCAAGGCGCTGGCCATCATGGACGACGTGTCCGGCACCGCCATCGATCCCCTGTGTCTTAAGGCCCTCAAGCGGGCGCTTGCCAGGGCAGACCGTTCAATGGCCGCCTGACGGTTTGCGGCATTGCACTTGCGCCAGATCAAGGCTGCCGGGCCGTGGCAGGCGCAGATTTCCCCATCGGGCAACAGCAGGTGGAGGAAAATGCCATGCCGGACACATCCAGACTGACGGACATCGAAGCGGACCCATCCGCTGCGGCGCAGGAGCCGCAGGCCTTGCAGGACACCGGCGCCCCGGTCCTGCCGCCCGGGATGCCGCCATCCTCCTTCCATCTCGATCTCAGATCGCTGCGCCGCGATCCGGAGGCGATCCGCCACACATTTGAAACCGGGGCCTATCCCTACAAGACCCGGCTTTCCAACCGGCTCTACATGCAGCAGATCGCAGAATTGCAGGTGGAACTGCTGAAGGCTGATACCAAGGATCACTGATGGGAACCCATTCGATGGCGTGGAAACGGATACCGGGTAGGAGAATACCGCAGGTCGATGCTTTGAGCATCGACCGAGGATTTCGACGCCCTCCGGTGGCCGAATTCCACGCCACCCGGAGGGCCGGTCGCTTTTGACTTGCGGACGGCGTCGAAAATCCTCGCCGGACCAGTAGGTCCGACTGCGGTTTTCTCCTGGCCGCAAGCCAAAATCGATCCGGTCGAATGGGTTCCCATCAGTGATCCTTGGTATAAGACCTGGATCAAGGAGACCGGCCAGAAGGTGGTGGTGCTGTTCGAGGGCCGGGATGCGGCGGGCAAGGGCGGCACGATCAAGCGTTTCATGGAACACCTGAACCCGCGCGGCGCCAAGGTGGTGGCGCTGGAAAAGCCGACCGACAGGGAGAGAAGCCAGTGGTATTTCCAGCGCTATCTCGAACATCTCCCGGCGGCGGGCGAAATCGTCTTCTTCGACCGCTCCTGGTATAACCGCGCGGGCGTCGAACGGGTGATGGGCTTCTGCACGCCCGGCGATTATCTCGAATTCATGCGCGAATGCCCGGATCTCGAGAGGATGATGGTGCGCTCCGGCATCCGGCTGTTCAAGTACTGGTTCTCCGTCACCCGAGAAGAGCAGGCCGCCCGCTTTGCGGCGCGCGAGACCGATCCGTTGAAACAGTGGAAGCTCTCGCCGATCGACAAGGCCTCGCTCGGCAAATGGGACGATTATACCGAGGCAAAGGAGGCGATGTTCTTCTTTACCGATACGGCGGATTCGCCCTGGACCATCATCAAGTCCGATGACAAGAAGCGGGCGCGGCTGAACTGCATGCGGCATTTCCTGTCATCGCTGCCCTATTCGCAGACCGTGCCGAAACATGTCTGCGAGCCCGATCCGCTGATCGTCGGCTCAAGCGCCCATGTCATCGGCCGCGACGACGGCATCCTCGGCAAGACGCTGCATCCGAAAAGCCGGCGCAACAGGCTGATGCCCGGAGCCCCTGAAAATTAACGGGAAAAGCAGGAGCGGCAGGGATGTATCCATCTCTGCTCCTCCACCGGCCAGATGGCGGAAGCAATTTCTACGGATTTAGTAGAATTTAAACAACCCACCCTTTCCGGCCAGAAGGTCTGGAGAGACAATGGGCACGCACTTCCGTTTTCAAGCCACGACCCGCGCCTGAGGAGCCCCGCCATGCCGCTCTGCGATCCGACACCAACCCTGCTTGTCCCCGGCTTTGCCGGTTCGCCGGAAGGCCACTGGCAGCATATCTGGGCGGAAGAACGCCCGCATGCCCGGATGATCGCGCAGCAGGACTGGTTCCGCCCGCGCCTCGACGCCTGGCGCGCGACGCTGGAAGCGGCATTGCTGGAGACCGATGGTGCCTATCTGGTCGCCCACAGTCTCGGCAGCGTGCT
This region includes:
- a CDS encoding HD domain-containing phosphohydrolase; translation: MRMVEWPQADKIGLAELMAALSHALDMTEGQPQGHCARCCWIGTQIGIAMGLGEAELHDLFFMLLLKDLGCSSNAARICELYLTNDLSFKGDFKTVGDSLPQVLRFVLSHTGLKAPMADRFRAIINILQNGGEIARELIETRCQRGAEIARKLRFSSDVTAGIQSLDEHWNGHGKPVGLAGHAIPLFSRIALLAQVIDVFHQTSGRAAALAEARARSGSWFDPALVSAFGILSRADDFWSTLERPDLPRYILSFAPAARASEVLDDDYLDDIAAAFGEVVDSKSPYTSGHCDRVSLFADLIAEELGLSDADRRWIRRAALLHDIGKLGVSNSILDKPGRLEGEEWEAMKRHATFSEDILNRIAAFSEIARIGGAHHERLDGKGYPRGLAGDEISFETRIITAADHFDALTADRPYRAAMPVSKALAIMDDVSGTAIDPLCLKALKRALARADRSMAA